A stretch of the Ananas comosus cultivar F153 linkage group 14, ASM154086v1, whole genome shotgun sequence genome encodes the following:
- the LOC109720673 gene encoding hydroxyproline O-arabinosyltransferase 3 produces the protein MNVRKNAGRASSFLLVLIALGSFFATYNFLTMMTRNKSGEPGRDAADGAIGDPIIQMPEELKRSVGPKRPFHVALTATDAPYSKWQCRIMYYWYKQMKDREGSEMGGFTRVLHSGSPDNLMDEIPTFVVDPLPKGMDRGYIVLNRPYAFVQWLEKAKIEEDYILMAEPDHVFVRPLPNLAREKEPAAFPFFYIKPSENEKIVRKFYPEEKGPVTNVDPIGNSPVIIKKSLLEKIAPTWMNVSLRMKEDQETDKAFGWVLEMYAYAIASALHGVQHILRKDFMIQPPWDLKLGKTFIIHYTYGCDYSMKGELTYGKFGEWRFDKRSFLHGPPPRNLSLPPPGVPESVVTLVKMVNEATANIPGWDDGR, from the exons ATGAATGTGAGGAAGAATGCGGGCCGGGCTTCTTCGTTCTTGCTGGTGCTCATTGCGCTCGGGTCGTTCTTTGCGACCTACAACTTCCTCACGATGATGACGCGCAACAAGAGTGGAGAGCCGGGGCGGGACGCGGCGGACGGCGCGATTGGAGATCCGATAATTCAGATGCCTGAGGAGTTGAAGAGGTCGGTGGGGCCCAAGCGGCCGTTCCATGTGGCCCTCACGGCGACCGACGCACCGTATAGCAAGTGGCAGTGTCGGATCATGTATTATTGGTATAAGCAGATGAAGGATAGGGAGGGGTCGGAGATGGGCGGGTTCACGAGGGTGCTGCATTCGGGAAGCCCCGACAACCTCATGGATGAGATCCCTACATTCGTGGTGGATCCCCTCCCGAAGGGAATGGATCGG GGTTACATTGTATTAAATAGGCCTTATGCCTTTGTGCAATGGCTTGAAAAAGCAAAGATCGAGGAGGA CTACATACTAATGGCGGAACCGGATCATGTATTTGTTAGACCTTTACCAAATTTGGCTCGTGAAAAGGAGCCAGCAGCGTTTCCGTTTTTCTATATTAAACCGTCTGAAAATGAAAAGATTGTTCGGAAGTTCTACCCAGAAGAGAAGGGCCCTGTCACAAATGTTGATCCCATTGGAAATTCTCCTGTAATTATTAAGAAG TCTCTGTTGGAGAAGATTGCTCCTACTTGGATGAATGTCTCATTGAGAATGAAAGAGGACCAAGAGACCGACAAAGCTTTTGGTTGGGTGCTAGAGAT GTATGCTTATGCTATCGCCAGTGCATTGCATGGTGTGCAACATATTCTGCGGAAAGATTTTATGATACAG CCCCCTTGGGATTTAAAACTAGGGAAGACGTTTATCATCCACTATACTTACGGGTGTGACTACTCAATGAAG GGTGAACTTACTTATGGAAAATTTGGAGAGTGGCGATTTGACAAAAGATCATTCCTTCATGGACCACCGCCAAGGAATCTCTCATTGCCTCCTCCAGGAGTCCCTGAAAGTGTG GTTACTCTAGTGAAAATGGTGAACGAGGCTACTGCTAACATTCCAGGATGGGATGACGGAAGATAG